ATTATGAGTAATAAAACAGATATAAAATTAGATAAAAACAAATTAAAAGGTGCCTTTTTTGGCGCTATTGTAGGAGATGCTTTATGTTTAGGTTCTCACTATGAATATGATGCAAAAAAGATTTATGAAGCTTATGGACAAAAGCCAATTGAAAAGTTTATGAGTCCTGGTGAAAAAATGGGTGGAGAAACTCACGGTATTGGATGGGGTCAAAGAAATTACCATCCAGGAAAAAGTGCAGGAGGAACAACTGATTATGGAGATTATAATATCTTAGTTTTAGAACATCTTGCAAGTATATCAAATCCTCCTAGAGCTTTTGAAGTTGCACCAATGCTTCCTCATTGGATGAATAGGTTAGAGCATTCATGGGGTTCATGGATTTGTACTATGACTAAAGAGACATATTCACAAGTTAAAAATGGAACACCTGTACAGTATCTTGGTGGTATTTCAAATGCAACTGCTATAAGACATATAGCAGCTCACTCTTATTATGAAACAGAAGAAGAAATAGTTGATGTTGCAAGAAAAACTATGTTTACACACAAAGATGTTCACGCACTTGGTGGTGGTGAGTTTTTTGCTCGTGTAACACATAGAGTTTTAAGAGGTGAGCATCCAAGATCTGCTATTGAAGATGTTGCTATTTTAATGGGTGGTTTTTTTGAAGAAAAAACAAAACAAGCAATTTCAAAATATGAAGAAGCTATAAATCCAGAGTCTGATCTTTCAAAAGAGTTATTCTGTGATGATTTAGCAATTACATCAATGGCAAGATTATGGGATGTTGGAAGAAGTGAACCAATTAAAGTAGGGAAAGCAAGTCCTACTGAAGGTACTATGCCTGGAAGTATTTACTTTATACTAAAATATGCAGATGAAAAAGATGGTCTTAAAAAAGCCCTTCAAGCAAATGCAATGGTAGGTGGAGATAATGCTTCAAGATCAATTGCAATTGGTATGGTTTTAGGTGCATATTTTGGAGTTGATGCAATTCCACAGCAATGGAAGGAAACTTTAGAACAATGGGACTATTGTGAGAAGTTATTAGATAAGTTGCCACTTTTAAAAGACTAAGATTGAATAATAAAATAAAAGTACTTTATGTTGAAGATGATGACATAGCAAGAGAAAATGGCATAGAGTACTTAGAAAACTATTTTGAATATATCTATGAATCTAGTGATGCTCTTAGTGCTTTAAAGCTTTATGAGAAGCATCAGCCTCATTTAATTATTACAGATATTCAAATGCCAAAGTTAAATGGTTTAGAGTTTATTCAAAGAATAAGAGAAAAAGATAAAAAAGTACAAGTAATAGTAATATCAGCATTTTCAAATAAGGAATATTTATTTAAAGCAATTGAACTGCAACTTGTAAAGTACTTGATTAAACCTCTTAAAGAACAGGAATTTCAAGAGGCTTTGTCTTTGTGTATAGAAAGTATTAATAATGATTCTTCTAATATATATAAGTTAAATAGTGATTACACTTTTGATATCTTTAATAGCACTCTAGTTTGTAAAGATGAGATTGTAAAACTGCGAACAAAAGAAATAGACTTTTTAACATTACTACTTAAAAATAAAAATAGATATGTTACATATACTGAAATAGAAAACTATGTATGGAATGAAAATGCTATGAGTAAAGATGCATTAAAAACCTTAGTTAAAAATATAAAAACAAAAATACCAAAAGAATTAATCCTAAATCTTTCAGGAACTGGATATAAAATTGATTTATGATTTAAATACAGTTTTAGTATATGGAGTTACTTTTGGTATTTTAATTATGACTATTGTTTATACTTTTATTAGGTATATATATTCAAAAGAGATATTTTATGTAAGTTATTGTTTTATGCAGATATTCTCTCTTGTATATATATTATCTTATAGTAAACTTTTTTCTATAAATTCTTTGTTTGAAGACTTAGCCTTGCTTTTTGCTAGTTTAAGCTCACTTGTCTTTGCAGTATCCTTCTATGAAGGTAAGTTTTTTCCAAAAATGAAAAATTTAAATGAGTTACTTTTTAATACCTTTTTACTTAATGTTGTAATTCTTAGTTCCTTTTATCATTATATGCTTTTTGAGTATTTACCTTATACAATTATTTATGCAATCTTATTTGTATCAATAATCTTTAATTTAAAGCAAGAGTTTAAAGCAACAGTTATATATGTTCTTGGTTGGTCGGTTTTATGTTTTATTTTATTTGTAATGGATTTTAAAAGCATTTATGAACAAAGTGGATATATGGATTTAGTTTTATTAGTTTTTGCAATAGAGGCTATTTTATTTACTATCTCAGTAGCATATAAATACAATAACTTACAAATACAAAGTAATTCTTATGAAGATATGTTATTACAACAATCAAAGTTAGCAAAATCAGGTGAAATGATAGGAAATATTACTCATCAGTTTAGACAGCCTTTGAATAACTTATCATATATTCTAATGAACTTAAAAAAACGTTTTTCAAAAAATGAACTTGATGAGGTATATTTTGAAAAGAAGATTACTCAAGCAAATAGTCAGTTACAGTTTTTATCTAAAACAATAGATGATTTTAAAGAGTTTTATACACCTTCAAAACAAAAAGAAAACTTTAGTGTTAAAGAAGCAATACTAAACTGTATTACTATTTTAGATGCAAATTTAAAGAAATATAATATTAACTTAGAAGTTAATGTAAATACAGATGAGAATATTCAAATCTTTGGTGTTAAAAATGAGTTGTCACAAGTAATCCTAGCCCTTGTCTCAAATGCAATAGATGCTTTAAAAAGTACTCAAAACCCAATGATAAATATTGATATTAATTCTAATAATGCTGAGGTTATAATTGCAATAAAAGATAATGCAGGAGGAATAAATAAAAAGAACTTAACAAAAATCTTTGAGCCATATTTTACTACAAAAGAAGATGGTTCAGGGATTGGTCTTTATTTAGTAAAGTTAATCATTGAAGAGAGTTTTGAAGGGAAAATTGATGTTTTAAATGAAAAAGAGGGTGCTGTATTTACCCTCTTTTTTGAAAAGTCATTTGATTAGTTTTTTAACAAATCATTTCTTGGATAAATAAAAGCTAGTTCTTTTTCAAGTTTTATTTTTTTGTCTTCTTTTGCATAAGCTATAAGTTTTATTTTTAAAGGAGTGTCTTTTTTATCTGATAAATAAAGTCTCTTTTTAGTCTCTATAATTAAAACTTTTTTAGCTCTTTTTCCTGGATTTAATTTAAAAGCTTTAAATCTTTTTATTTTAAAATTTTTACTATCTTCTAAAGCTAAATTATATGTATATACTCTTTTTTGAGTATTGTGAAAAGTTAATATATAGTTGTTGGAAACTTTTGCATTTTCTTTTATATTATAAAGTTTTGTAGTTTTGTTAACATTTAATAAAAAGTACTCTTTTTTTGAAGCAAATACTCCAGTTAAAACAAGACATAATATTAAGGAAGTAAAATAAGTTATATTTCTTTTTGTAAATATCTTTGATACTTTTTTATTGATAATTGTATTTGTACTTCCCCAATTAATTAAAGACTTCTTCCCAAGTTTTCCCATTACAGTAGTGCATGCATCAGAACACTCTAAACAGTTAATACATTCAACTTGTAAACCTTTTCTAATATCAATATTTGTAGGGCAGATTTTTACACATGCCTCACAAGTTGTACACTCTTCATTTGCTTTCCATTCTTTCATTTTAAAGATAGATTTTTCATTATTTACAAAAACATTTCCACCTCTTGAAGTATCGTAAACAATTTGCTTTGTATCATTATCATATAAAGAAGATTGAATTCTTGAATAAGGACATATATAAACACAAGAATTCTCTTTCATAAATATAATATCAAAAACTAAAAACATAGCAGTTGATATTATAAATATAATCATAAATGAGTGATTTAA
This sequence is a window from Poseidonibacter parvus. Protein-coding genes within it:
- the ccoG gene encoding cytochrome c oxidase accessory protein CcoG, with protein sequence MSYTKKRYFTYLFITIFTLLIPFITINGNHILLLSFDKLQFHILGFVYNVSELYLMPFLLMFLFIGIFTITSILGRIWCGWACPQTIFRTIYRDLIEGNILDLRRVKNKQKDIDYSKNSNKLKKYISIFLWIIISLMIATNFMWYFVPPEDFFMYILDPLNHSFMIIFIISTAMFLVFDIIFMKENSCVYICPYSRIQSSLYDNDTKQIVYDTSRGGNVFVNNEKSIFKMKEWKANEECTTCEACVKICPTNIDIRKGLQVECINCLECSDACTTVMGKLGKKSLINWGSTNTIINKKVSKIFTKRNITYFTSLILCLVLTGVFASKKEYFLLNVNKTTKLYNIKENAKVSNNYILTFHNTQKRVYTYNLALEDSKNFKIKRFKAFKLNPGKRAKKVLIIETKKRLYLSDKKDTPLKIKLIAYAKEDKKIKLEKELAFIYPRNDLLKN
- a CDS encoding ADP-ribosylglycohydrolase family protein codes for the protein MSNKTDIKLDKNKLKGAFFGAIVGDALCLGSHYEYDAKKIYEAYGQKPIEKFMSPGEKMGGETHGIGWGQRNYHPGKSAGGTTDYGDYNILVLEHLASISNPPRAFEVAPMLPHWMNRLEHSWGSWICTMTKETYSQVKNGTPVQYLGGISNATAIRHIAAHSYYETEEEIVDVARKTMFTHKDVHALGGGEFFARVTHRVLRGEHPRSAIEDVAILMGGFFEEKTKQAISKYEEAINPESDLSKELFCDDLAITSMARLWDVGRSEPIKVGKASPTEGTMPGSIYFILKYADEKDGLKKALQANAMVGGDNASRSIAIGMVLGAYFGVDAIPQQWKETLEQWDYCEKLLDKLPLLKD
- a CDS encoding response regulator codes for the protein MNNKIKVLYVEDDDIARENGIEYLENYFEYIYESSDALSALKLYEKHQPHLIITDIQMPKLNGLEFIQRIREKDKKVQVIVISAFSNKEYLFKAIELQLVKYLIKPLKEQEFQEALSLCIESINNDSSNIYKLNSDYTFDIFNSTLVCKDEIVKLRTKEIDFLTLLLKNKNRYVTYTEIENYVWNENAMSKDALKTLVKNIKTKIPKELILNLSGTGYKIDL
- a CDS encoding HAMP domain-containing sensor histidine kinase, encoding MIYDLNTVLVYGVTFGILIMTIVYTFIRYIYSKEIFYVSYCFMQIFSLVYILSYSKLFSINSLFEDLALLFASLSSLVFAVSFYEGKFFPKMKNLNELLFNTFLLNVVILSSFYHYMLFEYLPYTIIYAILFVSIIFNLKQEFKATVIYVLGWSVLCFILFVMDFKSIYEQSGYMDLVLLVFAIEAILFTISVAYKYNNLQIQSNSYEDMLLQQSKLAKSGEMIGNITHQFRQPLNNLSYILMNLKKRFSKNELDEVYFEKKITQANSQLQFLSKTIDDFKEFYTPSKQKENFSVKEAILNCITILDANLKKYNINLEVNVNTDENIQIFGVKNELSQVILALVSNAIDALKSTQNPMINIDINSNNAEVIIAIKDNAGGINKKNLTKIFEPYFTTKEDGSGIGLYLVKLIIEESFEGKIDVLNEKEGAVFTLFFEKSFD